A single Oryzias melastigma strain HK-1 linkage group LG24, ASM292280v2, whole genome shotgun sequence DNA region contains:
- the LOC112157790 gene encoding E3 ubiquitin-protein ligase pellino homolog 2: MNSPKRDGDDEVPVKDPVKYGELVVLGYNGSLPNGDRGRRKSRFALYRRAKANGVKPSAVHILNTPQDSKAVHSRGQHSISFTLSRNQTVVVEYCHDDNTDMFQIGRSTESPIDFVVTDTSGGSKEVEDPSIAPSTISRFACRVVCERSPPYTARIYAAGFDSSKNIFLGEKATKWKNPDGHMDGLTTNGVLVMHPEGFPDDPKQGLWREISVCGDVYALRETRSGPTRGKLAEGESSALRDGSLVDLCGATLLWRTGEGLMRAPTLRHLEALRQELNASRPQCPVGLSTLAFPSLPRSHSLEERQPWVYLSCGHVHGRHDWGQRSEGEQRRGEGVAPRRECPLCRSEGPYVPLWLGSEPAVYLDAGPPTHGFVPCGHVCSERTARYWAEISLPHGTHAFRPVCPFCSAALSTPGWTRLIFQGPID; encoded by the exons ATGAATTCGCCGAAACGCGACGGAGACGACGAGGTTCCCGTTAAAGACCCGGTGAAATACGGCGAGCTGGTCGTTCTGGG ATACAATGGATCTCTGCCGAATGGAGACCGCGGCCGCCGCAAGAGCCGTTTTGCTCTTTACAGAAGGGCCAAAGCTAATGGCGTCAAACCCAGTGCTGTGCACATCCTCAACACGCCGCAGGACAGCAAG GCGGTCCACAGCAGGGGTCAGCACAGCATCTCTTTTACTTTGTCGCGCAACCAGACGGTGGTGGTGGAATATTGCCATGATGACAACACAGACATGTTCCAG ATCGGACGCTCCACAGAAAGCCCAATTGACTTTGTGGTGACCGACACCTCTGGAGGGTCAAAAGAGGTGGAGGACCCATCCATCGCACCCAGCACCATCTCACGGTTTGCCTGCAGAGTGGTGTGCGAGCGCAGCCCCCCTTACACCGCTCGCATCTATGCTGCAGGCTTTGATTCCTCCAAAAACATCTTCCTAGGG GAGAAGGCAACTAAATGGAAAAACCCTGATGGACACATGGATGGTCTGACCACCAACGGGGTGCTTGTCATGCACCCAGAGGGGTTTCCAGACGACCCCAAGCAGGGTTTGTGGAGGGAGATCTCGGTTTGTGGAGATGTTTATGCTCTGCGGGAAACTCGGTCTGGACCCACCCGGGGCAAACTG GCGGAGGGTGAAAGCAGCGCCTTGCGTGATGGCTCCCTGGTGGATCTATGTGGTGCCACGCTCCTGTGGCGTACAGGAGAAGGGCTTATGCGTGCTCCCACTCTGCGCCACTTGGAGGCACTTCGTCAGGAGCTCAATGCCTCCCGCCCCCAGTGTCCCGTAGGGCTCAGCACGCTGGCTTTCCCCAGCCTGCCACGCAGCCACAG CCTTGAAGAGCGACAGCCCTGGGTCTACCTCAGCTGCGGCCACGTGCACGGACGCCACGACTGGGGCCAGAGATCGGAAGGGGAGCAGAGGAGGGGCGAGGGTGTGGCGCCCCGGCGAGAGTGTCCCCTGTGCAGGAGCGAGGGCCCTTATGTGCCACTGTGGCTGGGCTCCGAGCCCGCCGTCTACTTGGATGCAGGACCGCCAACTCATGGTTTTGTTCCGTGCGGCCACGTCTGCTCAGAGAGGACAGCCAGGTACTGGGCAGAAATTTCACTGCCCCATGGGACGCACGCCTTCAGACCCGTGTGCCCCTTTTGCTCGGCGGCCCTCAGCACACCAGGCTGGACACGACTAATCTTCCAGGGCCCGATCGATTAG